The nucleotide sequence GCGTAGCGCCGGCGCTTCAAGCTGGTCGGTGCAGGCGACGCCGACGGCCGACAGCTCGAGGCCGGCGCGGGCCGCGTCTTCGCGGGTCGCCAGGAGGGCGGCGAGCACCCGATCAGATGCGCTGACGGTGGGCGCGCCGTCGTCGGCGGTGACGGCGAACGCATTCGTGTCTACCGTCGTGCCGTCGCCGTTTTCGCCCTGCAGCAGCACCATCTGTACCGAGGCCGGTGCCATCGAGACTCCGAGCACGATATCCATCCACCGATCCTCGCCGAGCAAGCTGTGTCCGGGTCCTGCCGCAGTTATGCGGTGTTTATGAAGCCGGGCCGCCCGTCGGAGTCGTCACCCGGTAGACGTCGACCTCCTCGGGCAGGCCTTTAAGGTGTTGTGCTCCAAGGCTTTCAAAGATCAGGCCCGATCCGGCGGAGAGGTCGCGCACCGTGCGGCTGGCCAGCACCTCACCCGTGCCCGCCAACGCGCCGATGCGAGCCCCGGTGTGCACGGCCATGCCGCTCCACTCGTCGCCGCGTCGCTCGCATTCACCGGTGTGCACGCCCGCTCGGATCCGGAGACCACGCGTGGCGAGGGCCGGGATCAGTTCCAACGCGCAGCGGGCCGCCTTGGTGGGCCCGTCGAAAAGCGCGAAGACCCCGTCTCCGGTGTGTTTCGCGCGGCGGCCGCCGTACTTCTCCAACAACCAGTCGACGGCCTTGTCATGTGCGTCGAGCTGGCGACGCCACTGAGCATCGCCACGAGCGCTGAGCAACTCGGTGGAACTGACGATGTCGGTGAACAGCACCGTCTTAAACACCCGTTCGTCGACGGCGGCACTCGATGTGCCGCAGACGAAGTCGAGGATCGCCGAACCCACCGCGTCATCCACCAGCGCGTGCGGCCCCTCGGGGAGTGTCTTGAACTGGGATCCGGGAATGCCGGCCGCCAATGCTCTCGCGCCCTCCACTGAAGCCATTTGATCCCCGGGCCTCGCGAGCACAAGAGTGGGGGCTCGGATGGAACCAAGAATGCCGCGGACGTCGATCTCGAGCAGCGCCTGCCACAGCCAGGTGGCCATCGTCGGGCTCGCGCTCGTCCGTTGATACCGGCCATAGAGGTCCCGAAATCCTGGTATGTTGGCAAGCTCGCCGAAGAACAGTTCAGCGAGCACGCCGTCACCCCAATGACTTTCGATGGCCTCGAGATGCTTGGCCTTCTCTTGGGCGGTGAATCCCCAGGGGTAATCCGGCAGCTCCTGGGAGAACCGTGCCATCACGCCATACATCACCAGCGATTGAACGCGCTCCGGATACGTGGCGGCGAACAACACGCTCATCGGGCCACCCTCGGACATCCCGAAAAACGCTGGGCGATCAACTTTCGCGTCGTCGAGTACGGCGTGCAGATCATCCATTCGCTCGTCCAAAGGGGGGACGCGGGTGGCCGGGTCCGAGAGGCCGGTGCCGCGTTTGTCCCACACAATGACCCGGGTGACCTCCGCCAGTTGTTCGACGACGGCCGCGACCGGACTTGCGGGGTCGTCGGCGAGATCGACGTTGCTGAACCAGCCGGGGTTCCACACCAGCGTCGTGTCACCCTGGCCGAACTCGCGGTAGGCGAGCCGGACGGAGCCGTTGCGCGCATAGCGGACCCGTCGGTCGGTCATTCCGACATCTTGGCATCACCGGAGCCGCCGCGGGGTAGCGTGCATCACAAAATAAGGAAGCGAGCGGGCATGGGCGGCTACCGGGAACTGTTCAGCGCGAGCCTCAACGACCCCGAAACCTTCTGGGCGCAGGCCGCGAGAGACGTGACGTGGCTTGATCCGCCGCAGCGGGTGCTGGACGACAGCCGCTCGCCTTTCTACCGGTGGTTTCCCGACGCGACACTCAACACCTGCGCCAATGCGCTCGACCGCCACGTCGCCGGCGGGCGCGCCGAACAGGCGGCGCTGATCTACGACTCGCCGGTGACCGGTGTCAAGCGCAGCTACACCTACGGCGAGCTGCTGGACCAGACCGCCCGGTTCGCCGGCGCGCTGCGGGACCTCGGCGTGGCCAAGGGCGACCGGGTGGTGCTCTACATGCCGATGATTCCCGAGGCCGTCATCGCGATGCTGGCGTGCGCCCGGCTCGGTGCGGTGCACTCGGTGGTGTTCGGCGGCTTCGCCGCGCACGAGCTGGCCACCCGGATCGACGACGCGCACCCGACCGTCATCGTCTCCGCCTCCTGCGGCATCGAGCCGTCGGGGCCGGTGCACTACAAGCCGATGCTCGACGCGGCGCTCGAGTCGGCTCGGCACAAGCCGCGCAGCTGCGTCGTGGTGCAGCGGGATCAGCACCGCTGCGCGCTGACCGCCGGGCGCGACGTGGAATGGCATGAGCTGATGGCTAATTCAGCGCCCGCCGACGCGGTGCCGGTGGCGGCCACCGACCCGTTGTATGTGCTCTACACCTCGGGCACGACCGGCAAGCCGAAGGGCATCGTGCGCGACAACGGCGGACACGCGGTGGCGTTGTTGTGGAGCATGCGGCACATCTACGACATCCAGCCCGGCGACGTCTTTTGGGCGGCTTCGGATGTGGGTTGGGTCGTCGGGCACTCCTACATCGTCTACGGGCCGCTGCTCCTCGGAGCGACGACGGTGCTGTACGAGGGCAAGCCCGTCGGTACCCCGGATCCCGGCGCGTTTTGGCGCGTGGCGGCCGAACACCGGGTCAAGGCGCTGTTCACCGCGCCGACCGCGATCCGCGCGATCCGCAAAGAAGACCCGGGTGGCGCACACCTGGGCAAGTACGACCTGTCCGCGCTGCGGTATCTGTTTCAAGCCGGTGAACGCCTCGACCCCGATACCTACCTGTGGGCCTCCGAGAAGCTCGGCATCCCGGTCGTCGATCACTGGTGGCAAACCGAAACCGGCTGGGCCATCGCGGCCAATCCCATGGGCGTGGAACAGTTTTCGATCAAGCCGGGCTCACCGACGTTGCCGATGCCCGGCTACGACGTACGCGTCCTGCGCGCCGACGGCTCGGCGTGCGAGCCCGGCGAGGAGGGCGCGATCTGCGTCAGATTGCCGCTGCCGCCGGGCGCGCTGCCCACGCTGTGGGGTGACGACGCCCGCTTCGAGGCCGCCTATCTGTGCGAGCACCGCGGTCACTACCTCACCGGGGACGGCGGGTACCTCGACGAGGACGGCTATCTGTACGTGCTGGGCCGCATCGACGACGTGATCAACGTCGCCGGACATCGTTTCGCCACCGGCCCGATGGAGGCTCTGGTGGCCGCGCACCCGGCGGTCGCCGAGTGCGCGGTGATCGGGGTCGCCGACGAGATCAAGGGGCAGGTTCCGCGCGCACTCGTGGTGCTCAAGCGCGGCGCGTCGGCCGACGGTCTCGCCGAGGACCTGATCGCGACGGTGCGCAACGAGATCGGAGCGGTGGCCTGCTTCAAACAGGTCGATGTCGTGCCCGCGTTACCGAAGACCCGATCGGGAAAGATCTTGCGAAAGACCATGCGCGACATGACCCAGGGCACAGACGGGCCGGTGCCGTCGACCATCGAGGATCCCAACGTGCTGCAGTTGATTCGCCCGATTCTGCGGTCATAGTGCGCAGGACGATCGACTGGGACGGCGACGCGGTCACGATCATCGACCAGACCGCGCTGCCGGCCGATTACCGCGTTCTCACGCTGCGCACCGTCGACGAACTGATCGACGCGATCCGCCGCCTGGCCGTCCGCGGTGCCCCGGCGCTGGGCGCGGCGGGCGCGCTGGGCGTTGTGCTCGCGACGCGGGAGGGGGGCGACGTCCGAGCTTCGGCCGACCGCGTCGCCAAGGCCCGACCGACCGCCGTCAACCTCAGCTGGGGCGTCGCGCGCGCACTGGAGAAGCTCGACGACGGCGCTGAAGCCGTCCTCGCCGAGGCGCTGGAGATCCTCGACGAGGATGAACGGCTCAACCGCGCCGCATCCGCGCACGCCGCGGAAATCGTTCTCGCACTGTGCAATCGGCGCCCGCTGCGGCTGCTGTCGCACTGCAACGCCGGTCACCTGGCCACCGTGGCCTGGGGCAGCGCGCTCGGCGTCGTGTGGCACCTGCACGAGCGCGGCCTGGTGGAGTCGGTGCTGGTCGACGAGACGCGTCCGCTGCTGCAGGGCGCCCGGCTCACGGCGTGGGAGCTGGCGCAGGCGGGCGTGCCCTACCAGGTGCAGCCGGACGGCGCCGCGGCGGCGGCGATGGCACGGGGACTGGTGGACTGCGTACTCGTCGGCGCCGATCGGATCGCGGCCAATGGCGACGTCGCCAACAAGATCGGCACCTACGGCCTGGCGATCGCGGCGCGTCATCACGGCGTGCCGTTCGTGGTGGTCGCGCCGTCGTCCACGGTCGACGCGTCGCTGGCCACCGGCGCGCAGATCGCCATCGAGGAACGCGCGCCCGACGAACTCAGGACGCTGGCCGGCGCCGCGATCACCCCGCCGGACGCCGGCGTTTTCAACCCGGCCTTCGACGTGACCCCGGCCGAGCTGATCTCCGCCGTCGTCACCGAACACGGCCGCTACCGGCCGCGCTAGCCGGCCGGCCCCGACGAGGATCCGGTGGGTTCCCGCTCGGCATGGGCGCGCGCCGCCGAATTACAACAGGCCGAGTTCCCGTGCCCGGCTGACCGCCGTGCTGCGGCATTCAACGCGGAGCTTGCGGTACACGGCTCGCTGGTGGGTCTTCACGGTATTCAGCGAGACGTATAGCCGCGCAGCGATCTCACTTCGCGATAGCCGGCTTGGGAGCAGCCGAAGGACCTCAAGCTCCTTGGGGGTCAGCTCCTCACCGGCCGCGCACCCCGGGTTGCGCGAAGTCACCGCGACGGCCGTGCTCCGCTCGCCCGACTGGACACCCCGATTGAACTTGTCGCACCAGTCTGCGGCGATCAGATCAGCACTGCGCGCGATGTCACCGCCAGCGACCAGATGGCGCTCCGCCTCATCTATGAGGCCCTCAGTCTCGAGCCAGGTTGCGGCTCGCCGGTGCAGATCGGCGACGAGATCCGGCTCGCTGCGCTGCAGCTCGGTGCGCAGTAACTCTCCGAACAGCTGGTGATACCGGTACCAGTGGCGCGACATGTCCAGCGGCATCACGAATAGGTTTTCGCGCTCGATCTTATGCAAGACCGCGGCCGAGCCGGACGTTTGCAGCACCGCGTCGCACAGCTCACCGCAGAGTCGGCCCAAAACCGAGGTATGTAGCAAAAAGTCACGCAGTTCCGGTGGCTGACCGTCGAGCACCTCGGCCATCAAATAGTCGACGATGTGACGGTTATCGCCGGCGAACGTGGTGATAAATGCTGCCGCATCGGTGCGACCTGCCAGCGACAGCCCGGCGAGATACAGACCCGCGGCCCACCCCTCCGTACGGTGACACAACAGCTGGACGTCCCCGTCGGTCAACTCCCAACCGAGCACGCCGCCGAGCAGGTCTGCGGCTTCGCCGACTTGAAACCGCAGCTCCTCGGCTCGCAGCTCCAGCAGCTCGCCGCGGGCCCGCAACCGTGCCAACGGCAGCATGGGATCCGAACGGGTGGCGATGACCAACTGGAAGGTCGGCGGCATCCGTTCGACGACGAAACCGACCTGCTCGTGCACGGCCCGATTTGTAACCAGGTGATAGTCGTCGAGGATCAACGCGATCTGGTGGTCGATCCCAGCCAACTCGTCGAGCAGTGTCGGCAAGACCACGTGTCGAGGGTCGGCACCCATCTTGATGAGCTCGATCGCACGCGGCGCCGCTCCCGGGCTGGCCTTATCCAGCGCCGCGAGCACGTAGGCCCAAAATCGCGCCGGATCATTGTCGAACGCATCAAGGGAAAGCCAGCACCGCCGGCGGCGGTCATCGACGCCGCTCACCCATTGGGCCAACAGCGTCGTCTTGCCCCAGCCCGCCGGCGCACTGAGCAACGTGAGCTTGAGAGAGGGTTCCGCCGAGAGGATTTCGACTAGAGCTGTCCGTTCGATGAGCGGGGCGCGGATGGCCGGTGCCGCCGACTTGGCGGCAAGCAGCAGCGCGGGTTCGCCGGCATCAGTGCCTGCTTCGCCCTCGACCTCGAAGAGGGAAGGCGGGGTGCACAGCAGATCGGAGATATTGGAGCTGCCTGCGACGAGCATGCTTTGAACGTTAGTCGCGGTATCGCGCTGATCGTGGGCCACTTGGGTGCGGTGAGAAGGGGCCAATTGAGCCCGACGTTTTCAGGGCAGCAGTCCGATCAGGGCGTCCAACGCCGCCGACCACGCGCTCGGCGCGGGCGCTGCGAACCCGACCACCAAGCCGTTCCGCTCGCGGCCGGCTTCCGGATGGCGAAACAGATCAAGACCCTCCACGCCGAGCCGTCGCCACGCGCGTTGATGACACAGCTGGCTCTCGTCGGCATCGGCAAGCTCAAGCATCACGTGCAGACCTGCAGGCATTCCTGCGACGGTGGTCTTCTGGGATGACTTGGCAACAGCTGCGACGAGTTGCTCGCGGCGGCGCTGGTACTGGGCGCGCATCGTGCGGATGTGTCGGTCGTAGGAACCGGACACGATGAATTCGGCCATCGCCAACTGGTCAACGAAACTGGAGGTCTCCTCGCGCTCACCCCTCTGCTGGGCCACTGCATGGACGAGTCGGTCCGGCAGCACCAGCCACCCGAGCCGCAGCCCCGGTGCCAGCGACTTGCTCGCCGTTCCCATGTAGATGACATGTTCGGGGTCGATGCCTTGCAGCGCACCGACAGGGGCGCGGTCGTACCGAAATTCGCCGTCGTAATCATCTTCGATGATCAGTCCGCCGGTACGTCGCGCCCAATCAACAACGGCCGCCCGGCGGTCGGAATGCAAAGGCACGCCGAGGGGAAACTGGTGTGACGGCGTGAGCAGCACACAGCCCACATCTGCCATGCCGTCCAAGGCCATGACATCAGCGCCCCGTGAGTCCA is from Mycobacterium conspicuum and encodes:
- a CDS encoding adenylate/guanylate cyclase domain-containing protein, whose product is MTDRRVRYARNGSVRLAYREFGQGDTTLVWNPGWFSNVDLADDPASPVAAVVEQLAEVTRVIVWDKRGTGLSDPATRVPPLDERMDDLHAVLDDAKVDRPAFFGMSEGGPMSVLFAATYPERVQSLVMYGVMARFSQELPDYPWGFTAQEKAKHLEAIESHWGDGVLAELFFGELANIPGFRDLYGRYQRTSASPTMATWLWQALLEIDVRGILGSIRAPTLVLARPGDQMASVEGARALAAGIPGSQFKTLPEGPHALVDDAVGSAILDFVCGTSSAAVDERVFKTVLFTDIVSSTELLSARGDAQWRRQLDAHDKAVDWLLEKYGGRRAKHTGDGVFALFDGPTKAARCALELIPALATRGLRIRAGVHTGECERRGDEWSGMAVHTGARIGALAGTGEVLASRTVRDLSAGSGLIFESLGAQHLKGLPEEVDVYRVTTPTGGPAS
- a CDS encoding propionyl-CoA synthetase, producing MGGYRELFSASLNDPETFWAQAARDVTWLDPPQRVLDDSRSPFYRWFPDATLNTCANALDRHVAGGRAEQAALIYDSPVTGVKRSYTYGELLDQTARFAGALRDLGVAKGDRVVLYMPMIPEAVIAMLACARLGAVHSVVFGGFAAHELATRIDDAHPTVIVSASCGIEPSGPVHYKPMLDAALESARHKPRSCVVVQRDQHRCALTAGRDVEWHELMANSAPADAVPVAATDPLYVLYTSGTTGKPKGIVRDNGGHAVALLWSMRHIYDIQPGDVFWAASDVGWVVGHSYIVYGPLLLGATTVLYEGKPVGTPDPGAFWRVAAEHRVKALFTAPTAIRAIRKEDPGGAHLGKYDLSALRYLFQAGERLDPDTYLWASEKLGIPVVDHWWQTETGWAIAANPMGVEQFSIKPGSPTLPMPGYDVRVLRADGSACEPGEEGAICVRLPLPPGALPTLWGDDARFEAAYLCEHRGHYLTGDGGYLDEDGYLYVLGRIDDVINVAGHRFATGPMEALVAAHPAVAECAVIGVADEIKGQVPRALVVLKRGASADGLAEDLIATVRNEIGAVACFKQVDVVPALPKTRSGKILRKTMRDMTQGTDGPVPSTIEDPNVLQLIRPILRS
- the mtnA gene encoding S-methyl-5-thioribose-1-phosphate isomerase, whose amino-acid sequence is MRRTIDWDGDAVTIIDQTALPADYRVLTLRTVDELIDAIRRLAVRGAPALGAAGALGVVLATREGGDVRASADRVAKARPTAVNLSWGVARALEKLDDGAEAVLAEALEILDEDERLNRAASAHAAEIVLALCNRRPLRLLSHCNAGHLATVAWGSALGVVWHLHERGLVESVLVDETRPLLQGARLTAWELAQAGVPYQVQPDGAAAAAMARGLVDCVLVGADRIAANGDVANKIGTYGLAIAARHHGVPFVVVAPSSTVDASLATGAQIAIEERAPDELRTLAGAAITPPDAGVFNPAFDVTPAELISAVVTEHGRYRPR
- a CDS encoding LuxR C-terminal-related transcriptional regulator; the encoded protein is MLVAGSSNISDLLCTPPSLFEVEGEAGTDAGEPALLLAAKSAAPAIRAPLIERTALVEILSAEPSLKLTLLSAPAGWGKTTLLAQWVSGVDDRRRRCWLSLDAFDNDPARFWAYVLAALDKASPGAAPRAIELIKMGADPRHVVLPTLLDELAGIDHQIALILDDYHLVTNRAVHEQVGFVVERMPPTFQLVIATRSDPMLPLARLRARGELLELRAEELRFQVGEAADLLGGVLGWELTDGDVQLLCHRTEGWAAGLYLAGLSLAGRTDAAAFITTFAGDNRHIVDYLMAEVLDGQPPELRDFLLHTSVLGRLCGELCDAVLQTSGSAAVLHKIERENLFVMPLDMSRHWYRYHQLFGELLRTELQRSEPDLVADLHRRAATWLETEGLIDEAERHLVAGGDIARSADLIAADWCDKFNRGVQSGERSTAVAVTSRNPGCAAGEELTPKELEVLRLLPSRLSRSEIAARLYVSLNTVKTHQRAVYRKLRVECRSTAVSRARELGLL
- the pdxR gene encoding MocR-like pyridoxine biosynthesis transcription factor PdxR, with the translated sequence MSAITESQSSVAGLDLYLDRPGGKVRDGVMEAIRDAIRSGRLVPGVQLPSSRALAADLGVARNTVARAYAELIAEGWLTSQHGSGTQVAQRAAQVVRSVASSPKPRTPRQLDHDFRPGHPDLSSFPRTEWSRAVKRALNVAPFEAFGYADPHGRPELRTALAEYLARARGVRARPGNIIICSGAAEGLNLVAGALAAAGVAAVAVEAFGLRAQRASLVRAQLRCPPLTVDSRGADVMALDGMADVGCVLLTPSHQFPLGVPLHSDRRAAVVDWARRTGGLIIEDDYDGEFRYDRAPVGALQGIDPEHVIYMGTASKSLAPGLRLGWLVLPDRLVHAVAQQRGEREETSSFVDQLAMAEFIVSGSYDRHIRTMRAQYQRRREQLVAAVAKSSQKTTVAGMPAGLHVMLELADADESQLCHQRAWRRLGVEGLDLFRHPEAGRERNGLVVGFAAPAPSAWSAALDALIGLLP